A region of bacterium DNA encodes the following proteins:
- a CDS encoding efflux RND transporter periplasmic adaptor subunit → MKKFILIGIGGIIIITFISAFFFYKKENEKKCQQEVPLVRVKKKDIVETLIETGYLSPANEAKITSEFRGRIKEILAEEGDRVEKGAVLIRLNKEELLHTLERAKANLYAARMNLAKLKAGPCEEEVSEVKARLRAARIRLAEAENNRHNKTELFLAGGATGKELRTAEAEYNLAMSECEAIQARLNLIKKGTRKEDLAIAKAEVREKEEALELAENQLQNAVVQSPVSGIVIQKNVEEGEIIGYGDLSKPLLIVADLKQMLVKVAINEIDISKVKKGQEAEIEIEVPPVREVFKGIVSKVSLAADMVERRKVFWTEVKILNPASWLRPYMTARVKIVNYLKRGVPSLPVEAVFREKDGRQMVFLKKGTGYVRQWVETGSSNLYNIEIVRGLAEGDEVSLKIPEDRSTKDKSIW, encoded by the coding sequence GTGAAAAAGTTTATCCTGATTGGAATAGGGGGGATAATAATCATTACCTTTATCTCTGCCTTCTTCTTTTATAAAAAGGAGAATGAGAAAAAGTGTCAGCAGGAAGTCCCGCTGGTGAGAGTAAAGAAGAAAGATATTGTTGAAACCCTGATTGAGACGGGTTACCTCTCACCGGCTAATGAGGCCAAGATCACTTCTGAATTCAGGGGACGAATAAAGGAAATATTGGCAGAAGAAGGTGACCGGGTAGAAAAGGGAGCGGTTCTGATCCGGTTGAATAAAGAGGAGCTTTTGCATACCCTTGAAAGAGCGAAGGCTAATCTATATGCCGCCAGAATGAATCTGGCCAAGCTTAAGGCCGGCCCCTGTGAAGAAGAGGTCTCGGAGGTAAAGGCCCGGCTTAGGGCAGCCAGGATAAGACTGGCTGAGGCAGAGAATAATCGGCACAATAAAACTGAGTTGTTTCTGGCCGGGGGAGCAACAGGCAAGGAGTTAAGAACAGCAGAGGCAGAATATAACCTGGCCATGAGTGAATGTGAGGCCATTCAGGCCAGGTTGAATCTGATTAAAAAAGGAACCAGGAAAGAAGACCTGGCTATAGCTAAAGCAGAAGTCAGGGAGAAAGAAGAGGCCCTTGAATTAGCTGAAAATCAATTACAGAATGCTGTCGTTCAATCCCCTGTTTCAGGTATAGTGATTCAAAAAAATGTAGAAGAAGGAGAGATCATTGGCTATGGCGACTTATCTAAGCCGCTGTTAATCGTGGCTGATCTGAAGCAGATGTTAGTAAAGGTAGCTATAAATGAGATCGACATTTCAAAGGTGAAGAAAGGCCAGGAGGCGGAGATTGAGATAGAGGTTCCTCCTGTCAGAGAGGTTTTTAAGGGGATAGTTTCAAAGGTCTCCTTAGCTGCGGATATGGTAGAAAGAAGAAAGGTCTTTTGGACGGAGGTTAAGATTCTAAATCCTGCTTCCTGGCTAAGGCCTTATATGACAGCCAGAGTAAAGATAGTTAATTACCTGAAAAGGGGGGTTCCTTCTCTTCCGGTAGAAGCGGTTTTTAGGGAAAAGGATGGTCGCCAGATGGTCTTTTTAAAGAAAGGAACAGGATATGTAAGACAATGGGTGGAAACAGGCTCTTCTAACCTGTATAATATAGAAATAGTTAGAGGTCTTGCGGAAGGGGATGAGGTAAGCTTGAAAATTCCGGAAGATAGATCAACGAAAGATAAGTCGATATGGTAA